The genome window ttttaattcaaggtcaaatatctcaaaaacggaaAGTGCTAAGTATGGGATATtatacaaaaaagtgtttcaaatattacgtagaatttaaaaattaaataatatactggggatgccatttgaaataagcaagttgacAGCtgtttccggttaaaccggaagtgatgcaacttgaaaatatttttaaaaaatggtacacGTCGAagttaactccaaatttttaaattcgtttcaCATTTAAATCCTAATAAACTTTTAGCGAACGGGTTGGGTTAACAATCCTGTATAGGACCGAAATCACtttgttataataaaaatagttggTGGTCATTTATACTTTCCTTTTGGGAATATCCAAAAATTGGTCTTGCTGGATTTTATTACTTGGAAATATGTAGGTAATAAACTTCAGgttgtacaaaaataaaaaaatcccctTGTCGGTGTTTAGAGTTAGTCAGAAATGCCGCAAACTCCGTCAggttatttagaaattaaaacaaaattcacgTTTAAGTTATTACACTGATTCTGgtcgttaaaaaattttcagagCCATTCCCTGATTACTttaaaaaagccaaaaaatcGTTACCAGGAATTCTAGAAATTACCAGAAAAAAGttcggaaattaaaaaagaaatcgcACTTTCGGTTATTTGAGGTTGTTCAGGAATTAATTGTTCAGTGTTTTATGGCTAATTTACccggaaatttcaaaaatagcatttcATCAACCTCCAAATTTTTCTCCTTGTCATTGTTCAGATTTTCCGCgcctgtatctcggaaacgcGTGAAgcaatttctttcaaaaatagttCAAATTGATCGTCACCATGACctctaaaaatcaaaaaaaccaACGATCACGAGCCAAACACAAATAGGTATTTTACTTCACTTTATTTTATGCTGTATGTAAAACTTTTgcggataaataaaaataactataaaacatattacatagtataaataataaatgtacaAACATTTGGACAAAGTTTACACAATAATATACACTAGAGATACATTAAATGCAtacagaattttcaaaaaaaaacaaacgaaGCTTTCCATGTAGGCATATTTCATATCCCGTTTCGAGAGATGTTTTTAAGTCGCTTTAAGCATTTTAATGCACATTAAGGAACAATTATAACTTGTATGTATAgggataaaaattattagagattatatacatttttgcaCTATGTACTAGACCTTATTAAAAGCTGTTCACCTAACAATAAGTAAAACGCGATTATGtacaatcataaaaataagaaCCTTTTGGTGGATACTTTTCAAATTCCGGAATAAATTActactaaaaattaattttaaaataaagtacaaacTATATACACTTAAgaggataataataaataaatacgaaATGTATTACTTAGAACAACATTGTCAATTCTTTAATCACCAGCAGGCGCTAATAGAGATGATGCTGTGCTATTTACAAAAGGGCCAAACTCTTCCAGTGCTGACCGCAACTTTACCGTCACACCTTACGGTTAAAGTTGCCAGCATGCTGAAAAGCTGGTCATTAAAcctatataataatattgtaGGTAACTAGCGATTTTATTCAGATGCAATTGTCGACTTAATACTTGTTCAAACGGTCGGGGATTATGTAGCTAGCAGTGGAATAAAGCACCTTGGCATACCAGTGAGTGCCCTCGGAAGGCGATTGCCTGCTAATCTCGTTAATCTCCATACTCCACCCTTTTATGGGATTCCAAACCAACAACCAAAGCTTTTGCATGCCCATCTTCACGTTCCAGGCCAGCCGCAGAGGCACGAAGGCCCAATGGGCCAAATCTTGACTGTCCACCGTTGCGTAACACGACGCCACCACTTGGTTCACCACGACAGTACCCACTTTGGTTAAAGGTGCATATACACCATTCCGCACGACTGCGGAAATATATTCTACACTGTCCTCGCTTAAGGAGTCTTTATCACCGCTAACTAGCAACTTATCACCGATTTTCAAACTGCCGGCGTAAACTGTCCGACTGTCCCTTAGCGTCACCAAATGGTTCGGGGTCACTGTAAGGGTCTTCCCGGACTTCAGTTCGATGCTGAGGAACTGGCGTCTTTCCGAGGGGTTGTAGTCTAGGAACAGTATCACTTCACTAAAAACTAAAGTTTGCGTGGAGGTATCGTACGCGAGGATTTTTTCCCCTATTCGCAGATCGGGGAGTTTTCTGTGGACCCCCGTGGAGGTAACGATGGTGCTGTCTTCGGTGAAGCAACCACCGTACTTGGCCGAGTGGGAGGATTCTGGAATAGAGAAGATTGGATTAAAACGGTTACAATAACAAAGTCAAAACAGAGGGTGCTTTTTCAATTAACTTCGCCTTTCTAAGCTTCAGCTTACGGCGTACCCATTTCACAGAGATAATCCGGGGGTTTCATCATTTTGATGAAACCAAGAGAAGGTAAACCAGTGATTCAAGGAAGCGAAAGGGCCGCCTCAACCAATACTCCTTTATTTGCGGTCCAATGGACTTTGCTAATTCTTACTCCAGGTATTTGTTCTCTATTGAACTGTGTTTATGGGATTAAAAGGCGGATAGAGATTTGAATAAACGGATTATTACACGCAGCTTAACGAATTGGCGACAAAACAACCTTTATGGCTTACTGTCGGGATATCGCAAAGTCCTTGCGTTCAGGACATTGTTGTCCAAACAACATTGTCCTGAAAATTAACGttttcatttagaaataaCGCGTGACGATGTTGTCCAGGATCACCGTCAGCGCTTTCGTTTTGTCCCTTCGAGGAATACTAAAGGGCGTTACGGCGAACACCTATAGCTGCGGTATATATCGTTATCGCGggtatttaatttaagaaatttcacCCAGACCGGCGGCATTATCGTCGTCAAATACCAACGAGCTGGTCATTTGTTATTTTGGACGCCCAGAAGGACCCACAATGGCTAGGGAAAACCTGCACCATTTCCTATGCTTTAGGGCCTTCCCCCATTTCCCCCATCCGCAATTTTCTAGCACAAATTTAACTCACCGTTGGACTCGCTGGGGAAGTGACTAAAAAATACTGATTTGGTCAAAAACTTCCTGGGAAATCGCTAAAATGTTTGTGTGGTAGTTTGGCCAAACCCAAAAGAACACCGTGTGGTGACGGTCACTTGTAAAGCGATACATTTCGAGATGGTATCTGTTGTGACATTTGTGCTAGTTTAATAGCTCCAAATTAACTTTACTAGTCCCTTTTATCTGCTCTTTCTTGTCAAGGCGAAGCCACAGAATGGCCGCCCCATGTCGGCTTTTACGAGCCTTTGAGAACGTTGAATTCAGCGGAATTTCGACTATTTTATACACACACATGCAATATCAAGCTCGTTCATTGATTCGGCACATAGATGAAATGAAACTTTGCCTATTGCGGcgttaaataattgaataaaaaggtCTACAGATGTAGCATTGAAGGTCTCTATATTTACGTAGAAAGATTTACTACACTGATCCCGCACTGAGATGGTTAGAGATGTTATCGGTGGATATTTATGCCTCCATTTATTGGTAGTCTGGTTTGATGGGAAATGGTTGGCCATTAGGTAATGATTAactataaaaatgaataaatttctatAGCCTTTCTATAGTTTCTTGAGAAGATGGCGAAGGAAAATTACTATTGagttttgccaattttacGCATATAAAGgccgaaaaaaaatttatgtcgAGACGATTAATTTTCGGAAACAATTTCACTTTCGATTTTTCCTTAGTATCGGTTTTCCCGATTTGGTGCAAAATGGAGcccttttaaagaaaatattaattatttaaaaaacatgcTGATTGACCAAAtccaggaaattttaaaaatcctgtTATTATGTGGCTGAATTATGCTAGATCGATTCGATATCATTATAGATGATCTGAATGTTACGTTTTTTCGAATCTCAGGctatcttttaaattaatctccTTAATGCGATTTCTTCCAATGCGCCACCATCATTGGGTACCagttaaaaactattaattaagACGCAGACGtattttcaagataaattGCATGTTTCTTGATAGAATGGTAAACAGATTTGCGACAGCTCGTCTCCaataattaatgcaaaattaatttacctGATTTAACTGAACAATGTATGTGCGTCTGTCTCTCGAAAAACACCCAATCGAACCCGGCTTCGACTGCTAATCTTGCTAGCATGCCCAGCTTGGATTTGTTCCTATCCGACAACATGATGTCCACAGCTCTCCCTTCGTAATGAAGGGAATCGTGGGCGTGCCCCTCCTCTTCTTCCCAGCCTTCGGTGACCACCAGTTTGGTTCCCGGCCACTGGTTCATAACGGAAATGGCCAAGATGTTCAGTTTTTCCTTGCAACGCTGGAAAACAAATAAGAGTATCGTTAAGgactttttttttgctataaaGTACTACTTTtgttttgtataataataGACAAAAAATCGAGGACTCTAAAGGTACAAAAATGGTCTAAACCGCCGGAAGAAAACCATACTTCACACTGTTTTGACAACAAACGCCGCCGAACCGTTTGTGTAACGTCGTCCCAGGGGTGGGCCGGTGGTACTACAATAGTACCTAGGCAGCCTCCAAACGAACAAACATAACTGTGtacacattttcaaatatatcgCCTTAAAGTGAATAGGGCAAAAGGTGCCGACCGCCTTTTTGAAGAATGTCGAACACACATTAGATGCCATTCTGGCCGGACAAAGGATGGCCAAATGGGTTTTTTTCGGTCGGTACTGAACTTTCTAGCCAATTGGATAACTTCTAAAGTTAAATTGCCATAGGAGGATTAGGCCTGCGAAGAATGACTTCGTTATTCTGTTGTGTATTAACGAGATTTTTGGGTTTGATTTATGCGATCGAGTGGAGCGATGAAATCTCGTCAAACAGAGGAGATATTCACTGAGTGGCTGCCCCGTAAAATCGGCCATTTCTCAACTGTTTTGTCAAGACTTCATCACAGAACACGTATCATAATTCATTGGTCGTTTTTTTAGAACCGGGaccattaatatttaatcagAACGTGCACTGTGGGAACTACCATTGTTATTGGTTTATCTGAACAGGGACGGACTTAGTTTTAGACTCAAAGTTGCATTTCAGCTTACGTTTGCTGCCACGTGAACTTTAGAATACCCTGAACCACGTTTATGAATAATTAGAGTCGATTTTATTACCGCATTATGCAGTTTCTTGACGTGATGGTGACTAAATATTTCGCCCTCTTGTCAAGAATAATTTTGCACTTCTTCACTAGCTCCAGCTTCAAAAGAAATTCGCCAAATCCGTACATTTTCTCCATTTAGAAACCcgaaaatttcgctctatcTTCCCTACTTTACGATTTAgcttcacatttttttttaatcgccGGTGGCATCGTTAAACTGGTTTCAGATAAAACAACTCTAAAACCCtcttaaatttctattaaagcGACCATTTTTCTTCTGTCGTAAAACATTTTACGAGATTGAATATggtaaaactgaatttaagtTGCAGAAAGTCATTTTCTAAGGGATTAAGAGAATATTATCCCCATCAGTTATCAGTTGcgcttaataattattaagatgcggtctaaaattaaatgcacAATGCAGACATTTGATTGATTCGTGTTTTACAATGCGACAGTGATCTCCTCCCATTAATTGAGAGTTTACAATCCTTAATCCATTTTCAATGCAATCTGCCCAGCAAAGGATTAAAGCCATATCTGACTGTTGTCAAAATCCTCACGAACTGTGTATTGGCACCTACTTAAATCCCTCaaaatttaaagagaaaacaCCCTTAAAAATTGTCAGCTATAGGACTCACACAAAGGGGTTTGTTTATAGGAAACGGTGTAAACAAGAATGCCTGTCAGCAAACCCCCCGGTGGACGAATTAGATCCGGCTTTTTGTCCTGCGTTTACCTGAATGTCTAAGAATGGTCTCTTTGATTCTgtctaatataaaatatactcTAGTAAACTTAAAAGAGAGGAAGCGTTCTTGGAAGATGTAGAATTGATTGATTTCATGTGTGTTGCCCATGCATTAGAACATTGCGCGATACATTTGAGGTAAATAAACTTAGAAACAAAAACCCTTGAAGGATCGATTCTGTCTTGTAGGCGCTTCATCCCGAGACAGGCCCGAAATACacacatatttattaaacaaataaatttacccaAGTAAACCTGTTCAAATAAGACCCTAATATAAATTGTAAAACAGGTATACACAAGCTAGAATGGAAAGGTGTGGGTATTCGAGAATAAGTGGTTTTCTCACGAGGCAACAAATGACAATACTATGATAATTTGATAGGGCTTTTAACAAACCGCTCCGCATTGTACCTTAAGGATACCTAATGATACCTAATTATTAGTGTTTGGTAGTCGAGCcaataaagcaataaacaaGGGTGGTTTATGACTTATACAGGTACTTGATAACCGAGGATGTAGTACTCAATTGCTGGGTGTTTATGGCGTGTTTCCGCTTTTTGTGTTTTCCGCAGGAAGAAAGGAAATGCTCAGGTCAGTTCCATCGGAAAGTCACATGAAGGTAGAAACGATTTCAGGCTTCCAAGCAAACGGAATTATCTCAGGCTCCACACAAGACTTGAGTTGCACTCTGCAGTTTCTGggttcaataatttaaaaaattgacaattgATTAGTGGAATCCGCAGATAATTTTCTATTAGTCGCTTAAAATGGGAAAAACCCGGTAATTTTGgtggaaatggaaaatattgattCGCCATCACGTCAAGAACTCCTTTCTCCACTGAAAGAAAACTGAAGCATGAACTGAAAAACAATTGATGTTTGGCTTTCAGCCCTTTAGGGATTAACAGTGACGCAGTGGTGGGGAAGCTGaagctgaagaaaaaaatccgaaaattttagattacCGTATCGTGTCCAGCTGAAATTTtgtgcagttttttttatagaatttccCAATTCCATAAAATCTTCTGCCCTAATTCCAACAAACCAAAGAAACACTCCCCATTGACCCGAAAGTTGTAAATTATCGTACTCCAGGAGGTAACCGCAAGCCCCATTGTCACCGAAACCGATTCATAGGGCGACAAAGCCTGTCAAGGCCTTTGTCCAAGGACTCgaagataaattatttttattggtacATTCTTGTCGATTGCCCTTTTATGTCAATGCCCTTGAGACGGCGTGTGATATATTCGGGTGTATGTGCGCAAATATTTACTGTACCTACGGATACTGACAGGAGATACGAACGATCTGGTATGAATTACACGACagtgaaaattaatgaagttCAATGATGGATCGCTTTATTATGTTACCCATTTTCAGTGGTTGGCAGTGGCGTGGGACCTTCCAGTCTTGCGGTTTGCGAAGGGAAGTGAGCCCTAAAACAACAACCTGTCACGAAGGCGCTATTTTTGGTATTTACCTGAAGACTCAACGTTAGAATACGAAGCTCGGTAATCAGTGaagcaatttgaaattaatttggaCGCCTCGGTCACCTCCAGTCACTCTTCGGATTAGGTTACCACAGATAATGGAAGGAGACTTGTTCATGCAACCGTGAGATTCCATCTTGTCAACTTTGATATCATCCCATTGGCAATTAAATTGACTTATTTGGACACGTTCCTCCATTAAATGACTGCGTAGAATCAAACTTTGGGAGCTCTCAGAGGTTGTTTTCAGCCATCAATCATCGTTCTCACAATACTGTCGGCATTGAGGTAGATCAAAAGAGGCGCATCAGCCTCTTTCACGCGATATGTCGTAAATTAGCATTCAACCATTGGAATTGCTGCTGCTTAAAGaggttaaaatattcattgcgTTTTACTCATCTGCAATTCACTCGAAGTTAAAGAGAGGCAGTCTGTGCGAAAAGAGAGGAGGATATGAATAATTGGACAGGGTGTTAAGATGACTGCCCCAGTCGGCGAATAATAACCCGCGGCCATCCTCAACGAGCCGAGAGAAATACTTCCCACGAAGGTCACTCGTTGGTTCGGCTCTTGTTCTTTTTTCCAATGTTCTTCGGTTGACTCCACGAAAGTGTATTTGATTCCCAGGTTAGGCTGAGATCTCTATCACTACACAAGGTCTATACGTATATATATAGAGATACCGGCCGAACTTAATCGATTTCGAAGCTCAATAATGAACGCTGTCCTTATAACTTAAAATGGAGGTGTCCATAACGCAAGAACTGGAATTAATGTCCGAGATTTATAGCGAAGACGCCACAAAATGGTGTTCTCGATGTCACTTGGGACCGTATTTTCACCGGAGAAAATGACCAGGTACGGGGGCATAAATTACCCGAGTAATTGCCCTTTTGACGGGCTGGctcatattttcaatttatttattaatttatcgtGCCGATGGCAGAAACACACTATCCTTCAGCTGAAAGTTATTATATGCGGAGCTAAGCGATAATTTTTGTCTACC of Euwallacea similis isolate ESF13 chromosome 3, ESF131.1, whole genome shotgun sequence contains these proteins:
- the hh gene encoding sonic hedgehog protein, whose protein sequence is MRWCAVATVTLGLVLGALGCGPGRGMGRYRGAKSRVTPLVICEHVPNVPEHTLTASGLSEGRVSRNDSRFRDLEPNYNPDIIFRDEEGTGADRFMTLRCKEKLNILAISVMNQWPGTKLVVTEGWEEEEGHAHDSLHYEGRAVDIMLSDRNKSKLGMLARLAVEAGFDWVFFERQTHIHCSVKSESSHSAKYGGCFTEDSTIVTSTGVHRKLPDLRIGEKILAYDTSTQTLVFSEVILFLDYNPSERRQFLSIELKSGKTLTVTPNHLVTLRDSRTVYAGSLKIGDKLLVSGDKDSLSEDSVEYISAVVRNGVYAPLTKVGTVVVNQVVASCYATVDSQDLAHWAFVPLRLAWNVKMGMQKLWLLVWNPIKGWSMEINEISRQSPSEGTHWYAKVLYSTASYIIPDRLNKY